A stretch of the Haloarcula ordinaria genome encodes the following:
- a CDS encoding helix-turn-helix domain-containing protein, producing MKYVSLSLTMDADHRHPMHQFVVEHDGYEASYLVRGNEVGADVQTLLFHVDGYPPDPYRAALERAESVVEYAISTCPDETFFLYVRDRPSETDRDLVDSLLQVGLVLVSPVAYRADGTVELTLVGPGGTVQRALDALPDEVTADVREVGAYASRRLDTAATLTDRQFAAVSAAVECGYYDDPRQGTTEAVAARLDCTPSTAAEHLRKAEARVMARLVDTDTRQP from the coding sequence GTGAAGTACGTCAGCCTCTCGCTCACGATGGACGCCGACCACCGCCATCCGATGCATCAGTTCGTCGTGGAGCACGACGGCTACGAGGCGAGCTACCTCGTACGCGGGAACGAGGTCGGCGCGGACGTCCAGACGCTGCTCTTTCACGTCGACGGCTACCCGCCCGACCCCTACCGGGCGGCCCTGGAGCGCGCGGAGTCGGTCGTGGAGTACGCCATCTCGACGTGTCCGGACGAGACGTTCTTCCTCTACGTCAGAGACCGCCCCTCAGAGACGGACCGCGACCTCGTCGACTCGCTCCTGCAGGTCGGCCTCGTCCTCGTCTCGCCCGTCGCCTACCGGGCCGACGGGACGGTCGAACTCACGCTGGTGGGGCCCGGCGGGACGGTCCAGCGCGCGCTGGACGCGCTGCCCGACGAGGTCACGGCCGACGTCAGGGAGGTCGGCGCGTACGCGAGCCGCCGACTGGATACGGCCGCGACGCTGACCGACCGGCAGTTCGCAGCCGTCTCGGCAGCGGTCGAGTGTGGGTACTACGACGACCCCCGACAGGGGACCACGGAGGCGGTGGCTGCCCGACTGGACTGTACACCCAGTACCGCCGCCGAACACCTCCGGAAAGCAGAGGCCCGCGTCATGGCGCGACTCGTCGACACCGACACTCGACAGCCGTAG
- a CDS encoding lipoate--protein ligase family protein, whose protein sequence is MTDLSALEWRVVGEERRPGPLTMALEEVAAETAADGGPATVRVYQWPDTLSLGYNQDPETIDWDYCDREGIEVTRRPTGGGAIYHDAVGDISYGIVAPAEAVPSDLMECYELFCEPVLTAFAGMGVDADFVDAEREAIYHPACYLRALHPAHDIVGPDDRKVSGNAQYRQRDAVIQHGSLSFSLRPERHCGCFVGDPDPARFRERVGAIDEYADISRATAVETLRSTLAEWAGASEGGWTDAELDRAREIADEKYRSDDWVRRSP, encoded by the coding sequence ATGACCGACCTTTCGGCCCTCGAGTGGCGCGTCGTCGGCGAGGAGCGCCGCCCGGGGCCACTGACGATGGCCCTCGAGGAAGTCGCCGCCGAGACCGCGGCCGACGGCGGCCCGGCCACTGTCAGAGTGTACCAGTGGCCGGATACGCTCTCGCTTGGCTACAACCAGGACCCCGAGACCATCGACTGGGACTACTGCGACCGCGAGGGTATCGAGGTCACCCGGCGGCCGACGGGCGGGGGCGCAATCTACCACGACGCGGTCGGCGACATCTCCTACGGTATCGTCGCCCCCGCCGAGGCGGTCCCGAGCGACCTCATGGAGTGTTACGAACTGTTCTGCGAACCGGTCCTGACGGCGTTCGCCGGGATGGGCGTCGACGCCGACTTCGTCGACGCCGAGCGCGAGGCCATCTACCATCCGGCGTGCTACCTGCGGGCGCTCCACCCCGCCCACGACATCGTCGGCCCCGACGACCGGAAGGTGAGCGGCAACGCCCAGTACCGCCAGCGCGACGCCGTCATCCAGCACGGGTCGCTCTCCTTTTCGCTGCGGCCCGAGCGCCACTGCGGCTGTTTCGTGGGCGACCCCGACCCCGCCCGGTTCCGCGAGCGCGTCGGCGCGATAGACGAGTACGCCGACATCTCACGGGCTACGGCCGTCGAAACGCTCCGGTCGACGCTCGCCGAGTGGGCCGGTGCCAGCGAGGGCGGCTGGACGGACGCAGAGCTCGACCGGGCTCGTGAGATTGCCGACGAGAAGTACCGGTCCGACGACTGGGTCCGTCGCTCGCCGTGA
- a CDS encoding deoxyribonuclease IV has protein sequence MVRVGAHTSIAGGAFNAVEEQVEYGGNCGQIFSHSPQVWQDPNIEDEEAERFRSLSEEHGVGPWVIHSSYLVNLCTPKDDLREKSVDSMQKEVDAADKLDIDYVNVHLGAHTGAGVDGGLSNAASALDELDVPDGVTVLVESDAGSGTKLGGDFEHLATVQARTDQDIEFCLDTAHAFAAGYDLSTPEGVEETLAAFDEVVGLDQLACVHLNDSKHACGTNKDEHAHVGEGEIGEDGMRAFVNHDAVANVPLVLETPTEDGKSFQWNIERVRELRGE, from the coding sequence ATGGTACGAGTCGGCGCACACACCTCCATCGCGGGCGGCGCGTTCAACGCCGTCGAAGAGCAGGTCGAGTACGGCGGCAACTGCGGGCAGATATTCTCCCACTCGCCGCAGGTCTGGCAGGACCCCAACATCGAGGACGAGGAAGCAGAGCGGTTCCGGTCGCTCTCCGAGGAACACGGCGTCGGCCCGTGGGTCATCCACTCGTCGTACCTCGTGAACCTCTGTACGCCGAAAGACGACCTCCGCGAGAAGTCCGTCGACTCCATGCAGAAGGAGGTCGATGCGGCCGACAAACTCGACATCGACTACGTCAACGTCCACCTCGGCGCCCACACCGGCGCGGGCGTCGACGGCGGCCTCTCGAACGCCGCCAGCGCGCTCGACGAACTCGACGTGCCGGACGGCGTCACCGTCCTGGTCGAGTCCGACGCCGGCAGCGGGACGAAACTCGGCGGCGACTTCGAACACCTCGCGACGGTCCAGGCGCGGACCGACCAGGACATCGAGTTCTGCCTCGACACGGCCCACGCGTTCGCGGCGGGCTACGACCTCTCGACGCCCGAGGGTGTCGAGGAGACGCTCGCGGCGTTCGACGAGGTGGTCGGGCTCGACCAGCTGGCCTGCGTCCACCTCAACGACTCGAAACACGCCTGCGGGACCAACAAGGACGAACACGCCCACGTGGGCGAGGGCGAGATCGGCGAGGACGGAATGCGTGCGTTCGTCAACCACGACGCCGTCGCCAACGTTCCGCTGGTGCTCGAGACGCCCACGGAGGACGGGAAGAGCTTCCAGTGGAACATCGAGCGGGTCCGCGAACTGCGCGGGGAGTAG
- a CDS encoding class I SAM-dependent methyltransferase: protein MWADSREALSDLRLADCQRVLDVGCGTGELTRVLREETGGTVVGLDADAGLLAEVPGPTVRGDATRLPFADDAFDLVVCQALLINLPDPEAAVREFARVASDRVAAIEPNNAAVTVESTVDSEPILARRAREYFLDGVRTDVTLGAATADVFEAAGLAVVSTRRYDQRRIVEPPYDEPSVRAAQRKATGEGLAADRETILEGETTPAEYDALREQWREMGRDVVTQMQAGEYERRETTPFFVTVGRV from the coding sequence ATGTGGGCCGACTCCCGCGAGGCGCTGTCCGACCTCCGGTTAGCCGACTGTCAGCGGGTGCTCGACGTCGGCTGTGGAACCGGCGAACTCACGCGCGTCCTCCGCGAGGAGACCGGCGGGACCGTCGTCGGACTCGACGCCGACGCGGGGCTCCTGGCCGAGGTTCCCGGGCCGACCGTCCGCGGCGACGCCACGCGTCTGCCTTTCGCCGACGACGCGTTCGACCTGGTCGTCTGCCAGGCGCTGCTCATCAACCTGCCCGACCCAGAGGCGGCCGTCCGGGAGTTCGCCCGCGTCGCGAGCGACCGGGTCGCGGCCATCGAGCCGAACAACGCAGCCGTCACCGTCGAGTCGACCGTCGACAGCGAGCCGATTCTGGCCCGACGCGCCCGGGAGTACTTCCTCGACGGCGTCCGGACCGACGTGACGCTGGGCGCGGCGACGGCCGACGTCTTCGAAGCCGCCGGTCTGGCGGTGGTCTCGACGCGCCGCTACGACCAGCGCCGTATCGTCGAACCGCCCTACGACGAACCGTCGGTGCGGGCGGCACAGCGCAAGGCGACCGGCGAGGGGCTGGCGGCCGACCGCGAGACCATCCTCGAAGGCGAGACGACGCCCGCTGAATACGACGCGCTTCGCGAACAGTGGCGCGAGATGGGGCGCGACGTCGTCACGCAGATGCAGGCCGGCGAGTACGAGCGCCGCGAAACCACGCCCTTCTTCGTCACGGTCGGTCGGGTGTAG
- a CDS encoding CopD family protein: protein MAPLSLAIRTLHVLTMAVLVGGTLAVWYGYRSGALSDLTLARRYEWGFWAALGVVVVTGVGNLGALGAPGPATAWGQTFLVKLLVVLAVVVGSAVRTLAVVRADDGGRRRTAQLQSVGRLYGVTTVSLLALVVLAEVLAHG, encoded by the coding sequence ATGGCCCCCCTGTCCCTCGCGATTCGAACCCTCCACGTCCTCACGATGGCGGTGCTGGTCGGCGGGACGCTCGCGGTGTGGTACGGCTACCGGAGCGGAGCGCTCTCTGACCTGACCCTCGCTCGACGGTACGAGTGGGGGTTCTGGGCGGCCCTCGGCGTCGTCGTCGTCACCGGTGTCGGGAACCTCGGCGCGCTCGGCGCGCCCGGGCCGGCGACGGCCTGGGGCCAGACCTTCCTCGTGAAACTGCTGGTCGTCCTCGCCGTCGTCGTCGGGTCGGCCGTGCGAACGCTCGCGGTCGTCCGCGCCGACGACGGCGGTCGCCGTCGGACCGCACAGCTGCAGTCCGTCGGCCGGCTGTACGGCGTGACGACCGTCTCGCTGCTCGCCCTCGTCGTCCTCGCGGAGGTGCTGGCGCATGGCTGA
- a CDS encoding DUF7095 family protein, translating into MDRAAAVERVEEIVRTVESETMPVPVREVWVYGDVALGLDPVERLDVYVTKDILFRDAPERAEEFEASHGVAGVGKTVRAEWADEFPEYLRANANGHAAPEKCLAAHLLPDDEPIHLEVCNASFDDNVTQRLKGAMAREDYEQILDPRGACLWVDGERSADAFQKLRDGEFVLPTLSGALEMLGMDAEEASTAADAVRAYRERQEGATVRGDVV; encoded by the coding sequence ATGGACCGCGCGGCGGCCGTCGAGCGCGTCGAGGAGATCGTCCGGACCGTCGAGTCGGAGACGATGCCGGTCCCGGTGCGCGAGGTGTGGGTGTACGGCGACGTGGCGCTGGGGCTGGACCCGGTCGAGCGCCTGGACGTCTACGTGACCAAGGACATCCTGTTCCGGGACGCCCCCGAGCGCGCCGAGGAGTTCGAGGCGAGTCACGGCGTCGCCGGCGTCGGCAAGACGGTCCGGGCCGAGTGGGCCGACGAGTTCCCAGAGTACCTGCGGGCGAACGCGAACGGCCACGCTGCACCCGAGAAGTGTCTGGCGGCCCACCTGCTCCCCGACGACGAGCCGATTCACCTGGAGGTGTGTAACGCCTCGTTCGACGACAACGTCACCCAGCGGCTGAAGGGTGCGATGGCCCGTGAGGACTACGAGCAGATTCTGGACCCGCGCGGTGCCTGCCTGTGGGTGGACGGCGAGCGCTCGGCCGACGCCTTCCAGAAGTTGCGCGACGGTGAGTTCGTCCTGCCGACGCTCTCTGGGGCGCTGGAGATGCTGGGGATGGACGCCGAGGAAGCCAGCACGGCCGCCGACGCGGTGCGGGCCTATCGCGAGCGCCAGGAGGGCGCGACGGTGCGTGGCGACGTCGTGTAG
- a CDS encoding alpha/beta hydrolase, whose protein sequence is MQVRIFDDGADEDCLLVLGWGNRCRHENVQWLVDRVAERYRVHAVELPTHITDFRREWVAPVERYLADAGLDGVSVLAHSAGGLTTAHLESEAVTNRVYLSPWWGTDPPLPEPVLLAIARLPIDRPVIPVGDLGSPDYIGDLATEAQLQDGPSAYSPAFVRTIAQAHETLPPAREAEVAFCTLTDKIVDPRAIGERLPADRVRLYDGGHELFSSSAREAHIDTVLAALESGPDAV, encoded by the coding sequence ATGCAGGTTCGAATCTTCGACGACGGCGCCGACGAGGACTGCCTGCTGGTGCTGGGCTGGGGCAATCGCTGTCGGCACGAGAACGTCCAGTGGCTCGTCGACCGGGTCGCCGAGCGCTACCGCGTCCACGCCGTCGAGTTGCCGACCCACATCACTGACTTCCGTCGCGAGTGGGTCGCTCCCGTAGAGCGGTACCTCGCGGACGCCGGACTGGACGGGGTCTCGGTCCTGGCACACAGCGCCGGCGGGTTGACCACTGCCCACCTCGAGAGCGAGGCCGTCACGAACCGCGTCTATCTGAGCCCCTGGTGGGGGACCGACCCGCCGCTCCCCGAACCGGTCCTCCTGGCCATCGCGCGCCTGCCGATCGACCGACCGGTCATCCCGGTCGGTGACCTCGGTTCGCCAGACTACATCGGTGACCTCGCGACCGAGGCGCAGTTGCAGGACGGCCCGAGCGCGTACTCGCCCGCGTTCGTCCGGACCATCGCGCAGGCCCACGAGACGCTCCCGCCGGCCCGCGAAGCGGAAGTCGCGTTCTGTACGCTCACAGACAAGATAGTCGACCCGCGGGCTATCGGCGAGCGCCTGCCCGCCGACCGCGTCCGACTGTACGACGGCGGCCACGAACTGTTCTCCTCCAGCGCGCGCGAGGCTCACATCGACACGGTGCTCGCGGCGCTCGAATCCGGACCCGACGCCGTCTGA
- a CDS encoding DUF4442 domain-containing protein, translating to MGESLRTRLYRLAFNLYPSYRRSGGWITHIEDDWSELRLRLPLNWRTRNVVGTIFGGSLYAAVDPMYMMQLLKRLPDDYVVWDKAAEIQFKQPATETVYATFEMPDEEVAAVQSALESTDSVDREYTVDLVDDDGEVYATVEKTVHVSTDEAKRV from the coding sequence ATGGGCGAATCGCTGCGGACGCGGCTCTACCGACTCGCGTTCAACCTGTATCCCTCCTACCGGCGCAGCGGCGGGTGGATCACCCACATCGAGGACGACTGGTCGGAACTGCGGCTCAGGCTGCCGCTGAACTGGCGCACCCGGAACGTCGTCGGGACCATCTTCGGCGGGAGCCTCTATGCCGCGGTCGACCCGATGTACATGATGCAGTTGCTGAAGCGACTCCCGGATGACTACGTCGTCTGGGACAAGGCCGCCGAGATTCAGTTCAAGCAGCCCGCGACCGAGACGGTGTACGCCACGTTCGAGATGCCCGACGAGGAGGTCGCGGCGGTGCAGTCGGCGCTCGAATCGACCGACTCGGTCGACCGCGAGTACACCGTCGACCTCGTCGACGACGACGGCGAGGTGTACGCCACCGTCGAGAAGACGGTCCACGTCAGTACCGACGAGGCCAAACGAGTCTGA
- the ncsA gene encoding tRNA 2-thiolation protein NcsA, whose product MDCDKCGGNAVMHAAYSGLHLCEDHLCRAVEKRVRRRIREDGLVPDDATPEDPETWVIGLSGGKDSVVLTEILHDVFEQDPRIELVALSIHEGIEGYRDKSLEACEELTADLGIRHEVVSYSEEFGVEMDDVVEDDPENMAACAYCGVFRRDLLSRYAEELDADKLLTGHNLDDEAETALMNFLEGDVTQMAQHFDASLGPFEASGDAPTERAREDQDHHIPRVKPLRDVPEKEVALYARFRNLPAHITECPHADEAYRGEIQSLMLDLEQNHPGTRHSIMAGYEKLAALAADAYGGDDADVEFGDCDRCGAPTARDLCRKCNLLEALEAA is encoded by the coding sequence ATGGACTGTGACAAGTGCGGCGGGAACGCGGTGATGCACGCCGCCTACTCGGGACTGCACCTCTGTGAGGACCACCTCTGTCGCGCCGTCGAGAAGCGAGTGCGTCGGCGCATCCGCGAGGACGGCCTCGTCCCCGACGACGCGACGCCCGAGGACCCCGAGACGTGGGTCATCGGGCTCTCGGGGGGCAAGGACAGCGTCGTCCTCACCGAGATTCTCCACGACGTCTTCGAGCAGGACCCCCGCATCGAACTCGTCGCGCTCTCGATCCACGAGGGCATCGAGGGCTACCGCGACAAGAGTCTCGAGGCCTGCGAGGAACTGACCGCCGACCTGGGCATCCGCCACGAGGTCGTCTCCTACAGCGAGGAGTTCGGCGTCGAGATGGACGACGTCGTCGAGGACGACCCCGAGAACATGGCCGCTTGCGCGTACTGTGGGGTCTTCCGCCGGGACCTGCTGTCGCGGTACGCCGAGGAACTCGACGCCGACAAGCTGCTGACCGGCCACAATCTCGACGACGAGGCCGAGACAGCACTGATGAACTTCCTCGAGGGCGACGTCACCCAGATGGCTCAGCACTTCGACGCCTCGCTCGGTCCGTTCGAGGCCAGCGGCGACGCTCCCACCGAGCGCGCCCGCGAGGACCAGGACCACCACATCCCGCGGGTCAAACCCCTGCGGGACGTCCCCGAGAAGGAGGTCGCCCTCTACGCGCGCTTCCGGAACCTGCCGGCGCATATCACCGAGTGTCCCCACGCCGACGAGGCGTATCGCGGCGAGATCCAGTCGCTGATGCTCGACCTCGAACAGAACCACCCCGGGACGCGCCACTCCATCATGGCCGGCTACGAGAAACTCGCGGCCCTCGCGGCGGACGCATACGGCGGCGACGACGCCGACGTCGAGTTCGGCGACTGTGACCGCTGTGGCGCGCCGACCGCCCGCGACCTGTGTCGGAAGTGCAACCTGCTCGAGGCGCTCGAAGCGGCGTGA
- the ftsZ gene encoding cell division protein FtsZ, whose translation MQDIVNEALERDEQEQKQLSDEDVDGFGDPRIVIVGCGGAGNNTVNRLYNIGVEGADTVAINTDKQHLKMIEADTKILVGKSLTNGLGAGGDPSMGERATEMAQGTIKEVLGDADLVFVTAGMGGGTGTGAAPVVSKIAKEQGAIVVGMVSTPFNVERARTVKAEEGLEKLRNEADSIIVLDNNRLLDYVPNLPIGKAFSVMDQIIAETVKGISETITQPSLINLDYADMTSIMNQGGVAVMLVGETQDKNKTQEVVKDAMNHPLLDVDYRGASGGLVHITGGPDLTLKEAEGIAQNITERLEASANVIWGARIQEEYKGKVRVMAIMTGVQSAQVLGPTTQKQANKSREAIQEVDSDASFDASENFNSGTAGGSSGGRNTGYGETDGGQDPVEQNNGLDVIRTNK comes from the coding sequence ATGCAGGACATCGTCAACGAGGCCCTCGAACGCGACGAACAGGAACAGAAACAGCTGTCTGACGAGGACGTCGACGGGTTCGGTGACCCGCGAATCGTCATCGTCGGGTGTGGTGGGGCCGGCAACAACACGGTCAACCGGCTGTACAACATCGGCGTCGAAGGCGCCGACACCGTGGCCATCAACACGGACAAGCAGCACCTCAAGATGATCGAAGCCGACACGAAGATTCTGGTCGGCAAGTCCCTCACCAACGGCCTCGGTGCCGGCGGCGACCCCTCGATGGGCGAGCGCGCCACCGAGATGGCCCAGGGGACCATCAAGGAAGTGCTGGGCGACGCCGACCTGGTGTTCGTCACCGCTGGCATGGGTGGCGGGACCGGGACCGGCGCGGCCCCCGTGGTCTCGAAGATCGCCAAGGAACAGGGCGCAATCGTCGTCGGCATGGTGTCGACGCCGTTCAACGTCGAGCGCGCACGGACGGTCAAGGCCGAGGAGGGGCTGGAGAAACTGCGCAACGAGGCAGACTCCATCATCGTCCTCGACAACAACCGCCTGCTCGACTACGTCCCGAACCTGCCCATCGGCAAGGCCTTCTCCGTGATGGACCAGATAATCGCCGAGACGGTCAAGGGCATCTCGGAGACCATCACCCAGCCGAGCCTCATCAACCTCGACTACGCCGACATGACCTCCATCATGAACCAGGGCGGCGTCGCGGTGATGCTGGTCGGCGAGACACAGGACAAAAACAAGACCCAGGAAGTGGTGAAGGACGCGATGAACCACCCGCTGCTGGACGTCGACTACCGCGGCGCGTCGGGTGGCCTCGTCCACATCACCGGCGGCCCCGACCTCACGCTGAAGGAGGCCGAGGGCATCGCCCAGAACATCACCGAGCGCTTAGAGGCCTCGGCGAACGTCATCTGGGGCGCGCGCATCCAGGAGGAGTACAAGGGCAAGGTCCGCGTCATGGCCATCATGACCGGTGTCCAGTCCGCGCAGGTGCTGGGCCCGACGACCCAGAAACAGGCCAACAAGTCCCGTGAGGCGATCCAGGAGGTCGACAGTGACGCCTCCTTCGACGCCTCCGAGAACTTCAACAGCGGCACCGCCGGCGGTTCGAGCGGTGGGCGCAACACCGGCTACGGCGAGACCGACGGCGGGCAGGATCCCGTCGAACAGAACAACGGCCTCGACGTCATCCGGACGAACAAGTAA
- a CDS encoding ribbon-helix-helix domain-containing protein, producing the protein MERVTLRIPKQQIEEVEQMVETGEYPNRSEAIRSAVREMLAEQEGSERASEKRKRTWARV; encoded by the coding sequence ATGGAGCGTGTGACACTACGGATTCCGAAGCAGCAGATCGAAGAGGTCGAACAGATGGTCGAGACTGGGGAGTACCCCAACCGGAGTGAGGCCATCCGTTCGGCGGTTCGGGAGATGCTCGCGGAGCAAGAGGGCTCCGAGCGTGCCTCCGAGAAACGAAAGCGGACCTGGGCGAGGGTGTAA
- a CDS encoding double zinc ribbon domain-containing protein, producing the protein MSKITFRADDALISQLEEYDASKSEVMREALRAYLGEREDSRAERDEPVASVTDTESIDDLIADRVDRIIADRLDDAVPRREAQDVNVNITIDGDSTAETANASDEEVEVSNGPEASVSHENEVRKTDPAARDRAEPTERKTCAQCGEEVASSHVYCPNCGEKASRRVFCDCGDELRSDWGFCPSCGRRTPAADVLDQT; encoded by the coding sequence ATGAGTAAGATCACGTTCCGGGCAGACGACGCCCTCATCTCGCAACTCGAGGAGTACGACGCCTCGAAGAGCGAAGTCATGCGTGAGGCGCTCCGTGCGTACCTCGGGGAGCGCGAGGACTCGCGCGCGGAACGTGACGAACCCGTCGCGTCGGTGACGGACACCGAGTCCATCGACGACCTCATCGCCGATCGCGTCGACCGCATCATCGCCGACCGGCTGGACGACGCAGTGCCGCGCCGCGAGGCCCAGGACGTAAACGTAAACATCACCATAGACGGTGATTCGACGGCGGAGACGGCGAATGCGTCTGACGAAGAGGTCGAGGTGTCTAACGGACCCGAGGCGAGCGTATCACACGAGAACGAGGTGCGTAAGACAGACCCTGCAGCGCGCGACCGGGCCGAGCCGACGGAGCGGAAGACGTGTGCGCAGTGCGGCGAGGAAGTCGCGTCGTCGCACGTCTACTGCCCGAATTGCGGGGAGAAGGCATCCCGCCGCGTGTTCTGTGACTGCGGCGACGAACTCCGGTCGGACTGGGGCTTCTGTCCGAGCTGCGGGCGACGAACCCCGGCTGCCGACGTGCTCGACCAAACCTGA
- a CDS encoding succinylglutamate desuccinylase/aspartoacylase family protein yields the protein MTDPFRYGGEVAPGEQRHVRYEVGETYLGDPIEIPVTIINGERDGPTVGLTAALHGDELNGVKVIQEVADRYDPADVHGTLLCLHVLNVPGYLAQTRDIPIYDQDLNRAFPGKPRSNTAERMANRIYETFVSQCDLVLDFHTSTRNRTTMYHTRANMTNPAVERLARAFGANVVISGAGDVGSLRRTATENDIPAVTVEMGKAHRFQPTLIERALAGVESVFAEYGIDPTKTVDWPGWFRAVPADQGDKMWLRADTGGLVEMKWGPYPLVREGETICTITDHFKHQERVVEAPFTGILVGVLENPVAQPGHPLCHLVRIDDTTRDEIEAEIERGEFDGYRQRGLRWRGEREELD from the coding sequence ATGACCGACCCATTCCGCTACGGGGGCGAGGTGGCGCCGGGGGAACAGCGACACGTCCGCTACGAGGTGGGCGAGACGTACCTCGGGGACCCGATCGAGATCCCTGTGACGATAATCAACGGCGAGCGCGACGGTCCGACCGTCGGACTCACCGCAGCGCTCCACGGGGACGAGCTCAACGGCGTGAAGGTCATCCAGGAGGTGGCCGACCGCTACGACCCCGCAGACGTCCACGGGACCCTGCTCTGTCTGCACGTCCTCAACGTCCCCGGCTACCTCGCACAGACTCGGGACATCCCCATCTACGACCAGGACCTCAACCGCGCGTTCCCGGGCAAGCCCCGGAGCAACACCGCCGAGCGGATGGCCAACCGAATCTACGAGACGTTCGTCTCCCAGTGTGACCTGGTGCTCGACTTCCACACCTCGACCCGCAACCGGACGACGATGTATCACACGCGAGCGAACATGACCAACCCGGCCGTCGAACGTCTCGCTCGCGCGTTCGGTGCGAACGTCGTCATCTCCGGTGCTGGGGACGTCGGGTCGCTGCGGCGGACCGCGACGGAGAACGACATCCCCGCGGTCACCGTCGAGATGGGCAAGGCCCACCGCTTCCAGCCCACGCTCATCGAGCGCGCGCTCGCTGGCGTCGAGAGCGTCTTCGCCGAATACGGAATCGACCCGACGAAGACGGTCGACTGGCCGGGCTGGTTCCGTGCCGTCCCCGCAGACCAGGGGGACAAAATGTGGCTCCGAGCCGACACCGGCGGCCTCGTCGAGATGAAGTGGGGGCCCTACCCCCTGGTCCGCGAGGGCGAGACCATCTGCACCATCACCGACCACTTCAAGCATCAGGAACGGGTCGTCGAAGCACCGTTCACCGGCATCCTCGTCGGCGTGCTGGAGAACCCCGTCGCCCAGCCGGGTCACCCGCTCTGTCACCTCGTCCGCATCGACGACACGACGCGCGACGAGATAGAGGCCGAGATAGAACGCGGTGAGTTCGACGGCTACCGGCAGCGCGGTCTCCGCTGGCGGGGCGAGCGTGAGGAGCTCGACTGA
- a CDS encoding HAD family hydrolase — translation MAVSFDLFGTLVGADRPEEPWTAVADALAERDVRVPDDWEAAYRTAHREYDRGWEAPLDEHVSLALASRDVAVSEAMAREAVLAAFDAPVAVRDGARAALRAAADRGPVAVCSNCSVPALVERTLERAGLGPGAPDGPDAIVTSVDCGWRKPHREIFVVTARALDASLEDLVHVGDDARTDGGAGRVGARSVLLSDVRLPAVARRLREGTLC, via the coding sequence GTGGCTGTCTCCTTCGACCTCTTCGGGACCCTCGTCGGCGCCGACCGGCCCGAAGAACCCTGGACCGCCGTCGCCGACGCGCTCGCCGAGCGCGACGTCCGCGTCCCCGACGACTGGGAGGCTGCCTATCGCACTGCCCACCGCGAGTACGACCGCGGCTGGGAGGCACCGCTCGACGAGCACGTCAGCCTCGCGCTCGCCAGTCGTGACGTCGCGGTCAGCGAGGCGATGGCGCGCGAGGCAGTCCTCGCGGCGTTCGACGCGCCCGTGGCCGTCCGCGACGGCGCCCGCGCTGCACTCCGTGCCGCAGCCGACCGGGGGCCCGTCGCTGTCTGCTCGAACTGCAGCGTCCCGGCCCTCGTCGAGCGGACGCTCGAACGCGCTGGACTGGGTCCGGGCGCACCGGACGGACCCGATGCCATCGTCACCAGCGTCGACTGCGGGTGGCGCAAACCCCACCGGGAGATATTCGTCGTGACGGCCCGCGCGCTGGACGCCAGTCTCGAAGACCTGGTGCACGTCGGCGACGACGCACGCACCGACGGCGGTGCCGGCCGGGTCGGCGCACGCTCCGTGCTTCTCTCGGACGTGCGGCTCCCGGCGGTTGCCCGGCGACTCCGGGAGGGGACGCTGTGCTGA